From Acidimicrobiales bacterium:
TCTTGAACCTTCTCTCCTTCTCGTCGGGCCACGTCCCGTTCGACGCCGTCACCAATCCCTACGGACTGGTCGTCACCGCCCTGGCCATGGTGCTCGGGATCGTCGTCGGGATCGGCGTCGGGTTGACCTCGCTCACCCTGTTCCGAGTCGCCGGGCGCCAGCTCCTCGAACCAGATGCCGAGCAGCCCCGCGCCACCGCCATCTACTGGCACTTCGCCGTCGCCGCGTCCATGGCCGTGTGGTACACGGTCATCGTGCTCAAGTAGGCGACGATGCTCTCCCCCGTCTCGCGGTTCCTGCTGGCCGTCAGCCTCACCGCAGCCGCCACCGGCATCCTCTACCAGTCCGTGGTCGACGAGCGGGCGGGAACCGCGCTGCTGCTCACGCTGGCTGTGGCCGCCCTCCTGGCCACCATCGCCACCGCAGGCGGCTCCGTGCCCGACGACGCCCCGTTCGTCCCGTCCGACGCCCCGCCGCCGGAGCGACGGGCCACCACCACCGGAAGCCCGCCACGCGGCAGCGCCTGGCCAGGTGGAGCGGCCCTGGCGGTGGCGGTGCTCGGGACGACGGCGGCCGCAGGAGGCCCCGTGGTGCTGGTCGGCGTGGCCGCCGTCCTCGTCGCCGCCTTCGGCTGGTTCGGCAAGGTGTGGAGCGAGGACCCGTCGTGGACCCCCCGCCTGCACGAGCGGATCAGCATGCGCCTGCTGGTTCCCCTCGGCCTTCCGGTGCTGATGTTCGCGCTGGCCGCGACCATCGCCATCAGCCTCTCGCGCATCCTGCTGGCGGTCGACAAGGACGCCTCGGTGGCTATCGCCTTCGCCGCCGCCCTCACCATCCTCGGGGCGTGCAGCTGGGTGGCCACCCGTCCGAGGGTCACGTCCTCGGCGGTCTTCGCACTCGTCGCCATCGCAGTGGTGGCCATGGCGGGCGCCGGCATCACCGGCGTCGCCGCCGGAGAACGCGAGTTCCATCCGCACGAGGGACACGGCGAGGCTGTCCACCTGCGTGCCAAGAACGTGAAGTACAGCCTCGACAAGATCACCGTGAAGGCGGGCGAGAAGGTGACCGTCGACTTCCACAACGGCGACACCGACGTGTACCACAACATGGCCGTGTACGAGGGCGACGGTCCCGACGCCGCGCCGGTGTTCAACGGCGAGGGGTTCCCCGGTGACGACGAGCGGGAATACACGTTCAAGGCACCGCCGGCCGGCGCGTACGTGTTCGTGTGCGACTTCCACCCGAACATGAAGGGCACCCTGGTCGCCGAGTAGTGATGGCAGCCACCACCGTCCCCCTCGCCCGGCGGTTTCCCGGCGCGCGTGTGCTTCGTCGTGCCGGCCGGCGCGGTCCGCGAACGTTCGTCGTCGTCGTCGCCGTCGCGGTTGCCGGCGCGGGAGTCGCCGGGTTGGTGACCCGGTCCGGCGGGGACGACGCCATCGGTGCCCCGGCACCCACGTTCTCGCTGTCGGACGTGCGCTCGCCCGAGGCCACGGTGGTCCTGCCGACGGGGCGGCCCACGGTCGTGAACTTCTTCGCCGCCTGGTGCACACCGTGCCGGGCCGAGCTGCCGGTGCTCCAGGAGGCCGCCCGCCGCACGGAAGGCTCCGTGGCGTTCGTCGGTGTCGACGTGAACGACTCCCGCTCCGCCGCCGCCGACCTGCTGGCCGGCACCGGCGTGAGCTATCCCGCCGGCTACGACCCCGACCGGTCGATCGCCGCGCGCTATCGCCTCCAGGGCATGCCGACGACCGTCTTCATCGGTGCCGACGGCCGGATCGACGCCGTGGCCAGAGGACGGCTGACGGCGGCCGACCTCGACCGCAGGCTCGACCGCCTCGAGGCCGCTTCCAGAGTTGGCACTCCGTGAGCCGATGCGAAAGGGTGACACCGTGAGACGGCCCATCGTGCCGACGAAGTGGCGGAAGCTGGCTCTGCCGGCTGCGGCGCTGACCCTCGTCCTCACCAGCTGCGCCAACAGCTCGCTTCCCCAGGACGCCCTCGACCCCCAGGGACCGTTCTCCCGCAAGGTGCACAACCTGGCGATGCCGGTGTTCGCCATCGCCGGCGTCGTGTTCGTCCTCGTCGAGGGGCTCCTCGTCTACGCCGTCATCCGGTTCCGGCGCCGCTCGGACGACGAGTCGCCGGTTCAGGTGCACGGCAACGTGAAGGCCGAGCTCGGCTGGACCATCGCCCCCGCCGTCGTCCTCGCGGGCGTCGGTATCTTCACGGTGGGCACCGTCATCGACCTCGACCGCGTGCCGAAGGGCGACGACGTCCTCGCCGTCAACGTCACGGGTCACCAGTGGTGGTGGGAGTACAACTACCCCGACGAGCACGTGGTGACGGCGAACGAGCTGCACATCCCCACCGGTACCGACGTCGCCATAACCCTTCGCTCCAAGGACGTCATCCACAGCTTCTGGCCGCCCAAGCTGGCGGGGAAGCTCGACGTCATCCCCAATCGTGAGAACCACATGGTGATCAACGCCGATCACGCCGGGGTCTACTACGGGCAGTGCGCCGAGTTCTGCGGCATCTCCCACGCCAACATGCGCCTGCGCGTGGTGGCCCACACGCCGGCCGACTTCGCTCGGTGGGTGAAGGCCAATGCGGCGCCGCCCAGGGAGCCGTCCGACGACGATCCCGACGCTGTCGCCGGCCAGGGTCTGTTCCGGGCCAAGGGATGCGCCAGTTGTCATTCCGTCAAGGGGTTCGCCGCCGGTGCCGTGGGCCCGGACCTGACTCATCTCCAGCAGCGAAAGGTGTTCGCCGGCGCCCTCTTCGACCTCAACGAGAAGAACCTGCGCCGCTGGCTGCGTAACCCGCCCGGCGAGAAGCCGGGCTCGATCATGCCCAACTTGAACCTCACCGAGGAGGAGATCACCAGCTTGATCGCCTACCTCGACACCCTGAAGTGACCGGAGAGCCTGGATGACCACCGTCCTGGAGCCAACGATCACCACCCCCGCCTCGGCGGGTGACACCGGCCTGCTCCGCCGGCCGACCCACCCCAAGGGGGTCTGGTCGTGGATCACGACCATCGACCACAAGCGCATCGGCATCCTCTACGGAGTCACCGCATTCGCCTTCTTCCTCATAGGCGGCATGGAGGCGTTGCTGATCCGGCTCCAGCTGGCCAAGCCCAACGGCACGGTCCTGTCGGCCGAGATGTACAACCAGATCTTCACGATGCACGGCACGACGATGATCTTCCTGGTCGTGATGCCCATGTCGGCCGCCTTCTTCAACTACCTGGTCCCACTCCAGATCGGCGCGCGCGACGTCGCCTTCCCGCGCCTCAACGCGTTCAGCTACTGGCTGTTCCTCTTCGGGGGCATCTTCCTGTACTCGAGCTTCCTGCTCGGCGGCGCCCCCGACGGCGGCTGGTTCGGCTACGCCCCCAACACCAGCATCACTTTCTCGCCCGGGCACAACATCGACTTCTGGGTCTTCGGCCTCCAGCTTCTCGGCATCGCGTCCACGGTCGGATCGGTGAACCTCATCGTCACCATGCTCAACATGCGGGCTCCGGGGATGACCCTGATGCGCATGCCCGTGTTCACCTGGATGACCCTGGTGTCGTCGTTCCTGATCCTCTTCGCCATGCCGGTGATCACCGTGGCGTTGTTCCTGCTCATGTTCGACCGGAACTTCGGGTCCAACTTCTTCAACCCGGCGGCCGGCGGTGACCCGGTGCTCTGGCAGCACCTCTTCTGGCTCTTCGGCCATCCGGAGGTGTACATCCTCATCCTGCCCGCCATGGGCATGGTGTCGGAGATCCTGCCCGTCTTCGCCCGCAAGCCGCTGTTCGGCTACCCGGTCATCGTGTTCTCGGGCATCGCCATCGGCTTCATGGGGTGGGGCGTGTGGGTGCACCACATGTTCACCGTCGGCCTCGGCCCGGTGGCCGTCTCTGCCTTCTCGGTGTCCACCATGTTCATCGCGGTGCCCACGGGCGTGAAGATCTTCAACTGGACGGCCACGATCTGGAAGGGGTCGTTGCGGTTCACCACGCCGATGCTGTTCGCCCTCGGGTTCATCGGCATGTTCACCATCGGCGGTCTGTCGGGCGTCACCCACTCGGTCTCGCCCCACGATCGCCAGCAGACCGACACCTACTACGTGGTGGCCCACTTCCACTACGTGCTGTTCGGAGGCGCCCTGTTCGGGATCATGGGCGGCATCTACTACTGGTGGCCGAAGGTCTTCGGATTCCTGCTCGACGAGCGCATCGGCAAGCTCAACTTCTGGACGTGGCTCATCGGGTTCAACATGACCTTCGCCCCCATGCACATCCTCGGGCTGCGCGGCATGCCGCGACGGATCTACACCTACGACGACAGCCTCGGCCTGAGCGCCTTGAACATGCTGGCCACGGTGGGGTCGTTCGTCATCGCCTTCTCCACGCTGGTGTTCATCTACAACGTGTGGTTCTCGACCAAGAAGAAGCGGGTGCCGGCGGGGGACGACCCGTGGGACGGCCGGACGCTCGAGTGGTCCACCTCCTCGCCGCCGCCCGAGTACAACTTCACCGAGACCCCGACGGTCCACGCCGTCGACGATCTCTGGCACCGGAAGTACACCGAGGACGACGAGGGTCGGCTGGTTCGCGTCGACGGCGGCCCGCTCGGTCCGTTGCCCGCCGATGTCCTGCGCAGGCAGGCGACGGTGGCACTGGCAGAGGCGGACGGCGACGCTGCGCCCGCGAACAACGGAGACGGCAACGGCTCGGGTGACGAGAGCGGCCACGGCCACGGCGGCGCGCCGTCCGCCCACGAGCTGGGCATCCACATGCCATCGCCGAGCTACTACCCGATCCT
This genomic window contains:
- a CDS encoding cupredoxin domain-containing protein — translated: MLSPVSRFLLAVSLTAAATGILYQSVVDERAGTALLLTLAVAALLATIATAGGSVPDDAPFVPSDAPPPERRATTTGSPPRGSAWPGGAALAVAVLGTTAAAGGPVVLVGVAAVLVAAFGWFGKVWSEDPSWTPRLHERISMRLLVPLGLPVLMFALAATIAISLSRILLAVDKDASVAIAFAAALTILGACSWVATRPRVTSSAVFALVAIAVVAMAGAGITGVAAGEREFHPHEGHGEAVHLRAKNVKYSLDKITVKAGEKVTVDFHNGDTDVYHNMAVYEGDGPDAAPVFNGEGFPGDDEREYTFKAPPAGAYVFVCDFHPNMKGTLVAE
- the ctaD gene encoding cytochrome c oxidase subunit I, producing MTTVLEPTITTPASAGDTGLLRRPTHPKGVWSWITTIDHKRIGILYGVTAFAFFLIGGMEALLIRLQLAKPNGTVLSAEMYNQIFTMHGTTMIFLVVMPMSAAFFNYLVPLQIGARDVAFPRLNAFSYWLFLFGGIFLYSSFLLGGAPDGGWFGYAPNTSITFSPGHNIDFWVFGLQLLGIASTVGSVNLIVTMLNMRAPGMTLMRMPVFTWMTLVSSFLILFAMPVITVALFLLMFDRNFGSNFFNPAAGGDPVLWQHLFWLFGHPEVYILILPAMGMVSEILPVFARKPLFGYPVIVFSGIAIGFMGWGVWVHHMFTVGLGPVAVSAFSVSTMFIAVPTGVKIFNWTATIWKGSLRFTTPMLFALGFIGMFTIGGLSGVTHSVSPHDRQQTDTYYVVAHFHYVLFGGALFGIMGGIYYWWPKVFGFLLDERIGKLNFWTWLIGFNMTFAPMHILGLRGMPRRIYTYDDSLGLSALNMLATVGSFVIAFSTLVFIYNVWFSTKKKRVPAGDDPWDGRTLEWSTSSPPPEYNFTETPTVHAVDDLWHRKYTEDDEGRLVRVDGGPLGPLPADVLRRQATVALAEADGDAAPANNGDGNGSGDESGHGHGGAPSAHELGIHMPSPSYYPILAAFSLPIISYGMLYGRSSGSHYVVSVIGAVMLFTSIYAWGMEPSAEPEDPDEHHSGDAPALGAGATAALEAGSAPAEATNGDSAMAAADPAAEPAAAPAAAA
- a CDS encoding TlpA disulfide reductase family protein encodes the protein MAATTVPLARRFPGARVLRRAGRRGPRTFVVVVAVAVAGAGVAGLVTRSGGDDAIGAPAPTFSLSDVRSPEATVVLPTGRPTVVNFFAAWCTPCRAELPVLQEAARRTEGSVAFVGVDVNDSRSAAADLLAGTGVSYPAGYDPDRSIAARYRLQGMPTTVFIGADGRIDAVARGRLTAADLDRRLDRLEAASRVGTP
- the coxB gene encoding cytochrome c oxidase subunit II; protein product: MRRPIVPTKWRKLALPAAALTLVLTSCANSSLPQDALDPQGPFSRKVHNLAMPVFAIAGVVFVLVEGLLVYAVIRFRRRSDDESPVQVHGNVKAELGWTIAPAVVLAGVGIFTVGTVIDLDRVPKGDDVLAVNVTGHQWWWEYNYPDEHVVTANELHIPTGTDVAITLRSKDVIHSFWPPKLAGKLDVIPNRENHMVINADHAGVYYGQCAEFCGISHANMRLRVVAHTPADFARWVKANAAPPREPSDDDPDAVAGQGLFRAKGCASCHSVKGFAAGAVGPDLTHLQQRKVFAGALFDLNEKNLRRWLRNPPGEKPGSIMPNLNLTEEEITSLIAYLDTLK